The genomic interval GGGTGAATTACCCCGCGTTTCTGCTCATCCAGCATCAAAACCCAACCATTCGACCCTGACCCACACGTCCGGGAGTGCAGATTGTACCCACCTGAACGATCACCTTACTCCCCAACCCGCCTCCACCTCCGTCTCCGGCAATGGGATATCGAGCCAGGCAAATCGGCTCATTTGCGTACCAGGTGAAACTCGAACTCCTGGTTTCCCGTCTCGGTACTTGTCTCGGTACTCGAAATCAGCTCATTGCCCGTTTGCAGGGCAAATGCATTGAAATCCCTGACCGACCCCGGATCGGTGGTCACAATCCGCAAAATCTGGCCACTGCTCATGTCGTTCAGTGCCTTCTTGGCGCGCAGGATCGGTAGTGGGCAGTTCAGGCCACGTGCATCCAGATCCTTGTCGAAACGGATAGTCATGCTCTCTCCTGTCTATGGAACTATAGAAGCGCGTTCATTCACGTTCATTCAATTGCCGCCTGCAACATGACCGTCATCAGGCAGCAAGCCAATGCCCGGATTTTCCCCCGGACTTTTCAACCAGCCGCACATCCTCGATACGCATGCCACGGTCCGCAGCCTTGCACATATCGTAGATGGTCAGCAGCCCGATATTCGTTGCGACCAGCGCCTCCATCTCGACGCCGGTGCGGCCCAGGGTTTCCGCCGTCACCTCGCAAACGACCCGGCTGCGCTCGGCATCGACCAGAAATTCGACAGCCACCCGCGTCAATGACAGAGGATGGCACAAGGGGATCAGATCGGCTGTCCGTTTTGACGCCTGGATGGCCGCAATCCGCGCAACCCCCAGCACATCACCCTTCTTTGCACTGCCCTCCCGGATCAGCGCCAGCGTCTCCGGCTGCATCACAATGCAGCCGGCCGCCCGCGCCACCCGGCGGGTTTCGGCCTTTTCCCCGACATCGACCATGTGAGCCTGGCCGGCGCCATCAAAATGCGTCAAGGGTGAATGTGAATCCGTACAACTCATGACCAACCGTTTCCCCGTTTCCTCGTTCCCGGCTTTCCTGTCCTGGGCACCCCGCAGCCGAAACACCACCCGGAATGCATCAAACCCTGCCGATGTTGGGACATTATGTCACAGCAGTGCGGCACAAAACTCAACCCATCCCGATATTTGCCGGCGATTGCGGATTTCTCCGCAAAACCGCATGGAACCATGTATTCGAACGTATATCATAGGCAGGATGCGAATCCGAACCATGATCCTGCTGCTGTGCCTGGCTCCCGCGGTTCTTGCCGATGGCCTGCCGGAACTCGGCGATCTTTCGCGGATCGATTTTTCGCCGGCAATGGAGCAACGCACCGGCGAGTCGATCATGCGCGACATCCGGCTGCATGAACCCGGCTACATCAGCGATCCCGAGATCAACGGCTATCTGAACCATCTGGGCTCACGCCTGCTGAGCCAGAGCAGCGAGGCACGCCAGAACTTCGAATTCTTCGCCCTGCGCGATCCGAGTCTGAACGCCTTTGCCATGCCCGGCGGCTACATTGGCGTCCACACCGGACTCATCACGGCGACCCGCTCCGAATCCGAACTGGCCTCGGTGCTTGCCCACGAAATCTCCCACGTCACCCAACACCACCTGGCCCGCCAGATCAGCAGCCAAAGCCAGGGACAGCTGCCGATGCTGCTGGCTTTGGCGGTAGCCATCCTGGCATCGCGCAGCAACTCCGACCTCGCCCAGGGCGCCCTGATGACCGGCCAGGCTGCCAGCATTCAGAATCAACTCAACTACTCACGGGATTTCGAGCGCGAGGCGGACCGGCTGGGACTCCAGTTACTGGAAAATGCCGGCTTCGATGTGCGGGCAATGGCGGACTTCTTCGAGCGTCTGCAAAAGTACGGGCGTCTTTATGAAAACAACGCGCCCGGTTATCTGCGCACCCACCCGCTGACCTCGGAACGCATCGCCGACCTGGAAAACCGCATCCACGAGCGTCCTTACCGACAGGTTGCCGATTCTCTCGACTACCTGCTGGTCCGCACCAAGCTGAGGGCCAGCGAAGGCAGTCCGCAGGATGCCGTGACTGAATTCACCTCGCAGATACGCGAGCACAAATACAGCAACGAAATCGCCGCGCGCTATGGCCTGACCGTGGCCCTGGCACGCGCCCAGGATTACGCCAAGGCAGAGCAGGAAATTGCCACACTGCGCAAGTTGAAGGCAGATTCACCGATGATCGAATCAATTTCTGCCGACTTGCGCAGAAAACAGAATGACCCGGCAGGCGCGCTCAAGATCCTGCGCACCGCCCAGGTGCGCTATCCGCAAGCGCGCGGTCTGGCGTATGCCCTGACGGACACCCTGCTGACCACCCATCAGACGCAGGAAGCCCTGCAGTTCATACAGGAAGACTTGCAGAACTACCCCAATGATGCGCGCATGCACGAACTGCTGGCGCGTACCTACGCGGCACTCGGCAAGACGTTGCAACAACACCGTGCCCAGGCCGAAGCCTACGCCCTGCAGGGACAACTGCTGATGGCGATCGAACAGTTGCAGCTGGCGCAGAAACTGGGGGAAAACGATTACTTCGAACAATCCAAGGTCGACGCCCGCTTGCGCGAGCTGAAACAGCGGCATGCCGAGGAAACCAAGGAAATGAAGGAAAAATGACGCATTGCCATCCATGGATACGCTCATGAATGCACTGCATGGCGCATGAAAATATCGCGCAAGAATTCAAAAGACCGGGCCGGCAACCTATCTTATAATCGGAATTATTTTTGCTGGCGGCCTCAAGATTCCTTTCGGGATGCCGTTACCTGACGCAGGATATCTGCGCATAAGGATTACATCATGAAAATCGACAGCTCGATCAAATCGCTCGGCGGCTTGTCCGGCGAGGCGCGCAAGGACGCGGCGAAGCCGGCAGGCACCGCGTCCAGCCCGGCTGCAGGACAAAGCACCCAGAGCGCCGAAGTCGCCTTGTCACCGCTTTCGGCACGCTTGCAGGAACTGGAAAGCGCCATGGCGACAACCCCGGTGGCGGACAGCCAGCGCGTCGCCGCCATCCGCGAAGCCATCGCCGCCGGCACCTTCCAGGTCGACGCCAGCAAGATTGCCGACGGCCTGGTCGACAGCGTCCGTCAAATGCTGGCCGCGCAGAAATAAACAGCCCCGCAAGCCCTTCCGTGCAAGCTGCTGCCGATACCCGTCTTGCCCGTTTCATCGAGGATGAACTGGCAATGCTGCGCAGCTTTGTCGAATTGTTGCAACACGAACAGAGGATCCTGACCGAAGGCGACATTGACGAGCTGACGCCCTTGATCGAGAAAAAAGGGCGGCTTGCCGACCTCCTCACCCAGCTTGCCGGGCAGCGCAATGAAATTCTGGCTGCCGCAGGATATCCGCACGACCGGGCCGGAATCGATATCTGGCTGGAACGACGCAGCCCGACAGGCGAAGCAGCGCAAGACGCTCGCGACAGCTGGGAAAACATTCTCGCGCTGGCCGTTCAGGCCCGCACGCTGAACGAAACCAACGGCAAGCTGATCGGCATCCGCCTGCAACACAATCAGCAGACCTTGAACTCCCTGCTTGCCGCCGGCAACCGGTCAGCCCTGTACGGACCGGACGGCCAGCCCCACGCCAGCGGTGGCGGCCGATCATTCGGCGCAGTCTGAGCATTCCAGAGCCGCCGCCCCGCACTCGCCCATCGTACTTCAGGGCAGCGCGTTGCCCTTCGTGATTGCCGACACACTCCCGGCATCGGCCTGATCCGGCATTCTTGATTCGATGGTAATGGCGACACGCCGGTTGCGGGCACGTCCCTCTGCCGACTCATTCCCGGCGATCGGGCGCTGATCAGCATAACCCACGGCCGTCAGGCGGCTGGCGGCGACGCCGTTATCGATCATCAGGCGCACCACACTGGAAGCGCGCACGCCTGAGAGCTCCCAATTGGAAGCAAACTGGGCCGTCGCGATCGGGATATCGTCGGTATGCCCCTCGACCGTAATCGGAAAATCGGTTGGCGCCAGGATGCGCGCCACGGCGGTCAGCGGCGCCAGCGCCTCACTGGCCAGGCGCGCCTCCCCCGACGAAAACAACACGCTGGCATTGATATCGACCGTAATCCCCCGCGCACCTTCGGTCACCCGCACCTGTCCATTTTCCACCAGGGGCCCGAGCGCATCGCTGATTTCCTGCGCCATGTCACGCATCTTTTCCTTGGCCTTGCGCTTGGCCTCGCTAGCCGGCTTGGCTGCAACCACCGGCCGATTCGGCACGATCATCGGCAAGACCAGCGTCGGGGCGGCTGACCCCACCTCGACCTGGGCACCGGCGGTCGACCCAGGCACGTTCCGGAAAGCGGACACAATGGAATCCGAAAGGATCCGGTATTTACCCTCATTCACCGACGATACCGCATACATCACCACGAAAAAAGCGAACAGCAGCGTGATGAAGTCGGCGTAGGACACCAGCCAGCGCTCGTGGTTCTCGGCTTCCTCTTCGTGGCGATGGCGGCGGCGTGACATAAACGAATCACTGGACGTAGCCGCGCATGCGTCCTTCGATGACGCGCGGATTGTCTCCGTTGGCGATGCCGACCAGTCCATCGACGTACATTTCGCGCAAGGCAACGAGACGGGCAATGTTTACCAGCAATTTCTTGGCTACCGGCAAAAACACCAGATTTGCCAGACCCACACCGTAGATCGTGGCAACGAAGGCAACGGCGATCCCCGCTCCCAGCCGGGAAGGATCGGTCAGATTCTCCATGACATGGATCAGCCCCATCACCGCACCAAGGATGCCGATCGTCGGTGAATAGCCGCCTGCCGACTCCCAGATTCTCGCGGCCAGTTTCATCTGGGCTTCATAGACATCGATCTGCACTTCGAGAACCGCGCGCAGATTGTTCGGCTCGGCGCCATCCACCAGCAGTTGCAGGCCATGGATGTGGAATGGATCATTCAATTGGGGGAACTGCCCTTCCAGCGCCAGCAAGCCTTCACGGCGGGCGAGCACGCTCCAAGCCAGCGTGCGGTCGATGATTTCCTCCGCGGCAACGGCCGGCGGCACAAAAACCCACTTGAGCATGCGCAAGCCCGTCACGAATGCGGGCAAGGGACTCTGCAGCATCACCGCGCCCATGGTGCCCCCCACCACGATCAGGAAGGCCGTGGGCTGGATGAGCGATGACACATGGCCGCCTTCGAGCACCTGGCCAAACAGGATTGCACCAATACCCAGCAACAAACCGACGATACTGATCTTGTCGATGGCCCTCATGATTGCTTCTTCCTTGGGCGCCCTGCCTTGCCGCGCACGGCCTGGCGGGCAGCGGCAGAATCGCCGAGCACGTTGCTGCGCAGGCGCGCAATCGCCTGGGTGTGCAACTGACACACACGCGACTCGGTCACGCCAAGAACTTCGCCGATCTCGCGCAGATTCAACTCCTCGTCGTAATACAAGGCCATCATCAGCTTTTCCCGTTCCGGCAGATTTTCAATGGCCTGCACCAAGGCTTCACGCCTGTCCTGGTCAATCAGCATGGCCAGGGGATCGAGTTGCTCCGAAGCCAGGTGCCTCTCCAGAAAGGCATCTCCCCCACCTTCCTCGGCATCGCCCAGGTCCTCGAAATATACAAGTTGATGGCCACGTGCATCGAGCAACAGCTTCTGGTATTCCTCCAGCGACATGCCGAGCGATTCGGCAAGCTCGCCTTCCTGCGGCGCACGACCGTGTTTCTGTTCCAGGGTATGGATTGCGGCTTCGATCCGCCGCATCTCGCGCCGCAAGCCGCGCGGCAGCCAGTCGTTCTCGCGCAGCCCGTCGAGCATGGCGCCGCGCACGCGCTGCACGGCATAGGTTTCGAACTGGGCGCCCAGTCCGTCCTCGTAGCGAGCGATGGCATCCAGCAGGCCGATCATGCCGTTCTGTATCAGATCCTCGACCTGCACATTGGGTGGCAGCCTGGCCATCAAATGATAGGCAATCCGCTTGACCAGAGGCGCATATTGAGAGACGAGCTGTTCTTTGTCTGGAATGCCCTGCGCGTTATACGTCATAGATTTCCGGTAAGGCGGCAACCGGCAAACTATACCACCGAATCTGGCTGGCCAATATCGCGCCGGCCGGCCATGCACGCAAGAACAGCGCGTAGTGAACGCGTCCGGCAAGGTTCAGCGATTGCATGGCCAGCCGGACAGAACACGACGGTGCGCCACTGCCTCGACGAGCCAGATGGTTGGACTTGAGCGCGGACCAAGGGAACGCGGATACGGGCTCCATGGTCTTCAAACAAGCTCGTACGCATCGAGCAACTTTGCGCACTGCTCCCGGTCGTTGAACATCATGACATCGACGATGGACAAACCGGGCACGAACTTCCTCCCGAACTGCCGGTAGCACACCGCTCCGGGTTGCAGAAACGAAAGCTGCAGACCGCGTTCAGCAAAAGCCTCTCTGTCGTATAGCGATTTTCCGCCAGGCAGGTTGATGTACCGGGTAGCGCCCAGCACATCGCAGATATCCAGAATTTTGCCCTGTCCGCGCAGCCCGGCGGCTTTCTCCATGGCCGAAGAAACGAACCATTTCGGCTGCAGCCCCAGGTAGGCGCAGATGCTGCGCAATTGATACTCGAGAAGCAGCGCCAACTGGCTGGTCTGCTGGCTGAAGATATCCATCAGCACCGGATAGACCGCTGCGAAATGCGGCGCCTTGCCATAGCACTGACGAATGGTCTGCAAAAGTTTGTGCCGAGCAGACACTTCAAGCTGATTTATCCGCTTATTTGGGCTTGCGCCCTGCAGCGGCAACGTGACAAGCTGCTTGTCGGCATGGCCGAGAATGTAATTCCGGTTTATCCAGCCACCTTTGATGAAATCCACATCGTCGTAAATCACAAACGCATCCACCGCCCGAATGAGCTGAAAGTAGCCCAGATACGGGAACAGATAGGGTTGCATGATCGCGAGTCTCATCGGGACTCATCACTTCGGCGGCCACAAACCGGGAGCGCTGGCAAAACAGGGCAGGAGATATTACGGAACAGGCGTCAACCGCTTCACCCACCCCATGCGGTTTCCAGTCTTGCACCAGCGCTTCCCAGACCTTCCAGTTCGCCCTGGCGTCCGGGTGACCAAACCGGATCGTTTCCGCTGCCCTGAATCGCCGGCGGCAAACGCTGCAGCAGGGCGCTTGCCAGGTTGTCCGTCACCGGCACCAGTGAAGCGCCGAGATAATCGAGACGCACATCGAGATGTTCGCGCGCCACTCGCCGCATGTTGTCGAAAATGGCGCGCGCTTCCTCCCGGGTGCGCGGACGGGTGATGACCACCTGGAAGCCATCCCGCCCGCGCTCCTGCACGATGCGCTTGATCAGCGCGTAGGCATGGGTGATCGCCGTGCTCTGCGCACCCACCACGACCGCCACATGGCGTGCGGCCAGCGTCAATGGCGATAGCTGACCTTGTTGCCGGACGCTGCTGTCGATCAGAACGAAGTCCACGCCACGCTGCATTTCCTGCAGGCTGGTGGGTAGGCGCCGCTGCGCCAGCGTTGCATTGCGGTTGGCCTGCTCCAGTTCCTTTGCCGCGCGCACGGCGGGCAGGATGCGAACCAACGGCGCGGCTTCCAGCACCACCTGGCCCAGGCTGCGTTCTCCTTGCAACACCTGGTAAAGATCATGGCGCGTCTTCAGGCCGAAGTAGGAAATCGCGTTGTTCGGGGCCTGATTCTCATCCACGATCAGCACGGTGTGGCCCGCCGCCGCCAGCGCCGTCGCCGTCTGCACGACCAGGGTGGTGCGCCCGCAGGCTTCACGACCGGAGGCAAAAGCCACCACCTGCGGCCCACGGCTGCCGAACATGCGCCGCAAGCCGGCGGCCTGATCGCCGACCCAGCCACCGGGCACTTCTGCTTCAGCACATGCCCAGTCAGCCACGCCGTCCCCCCGCCGCCTTTTGCGATGGCGCCGCCATGACCAGGCCGGCTTCCTGGGTCTGCAAATGATGCGGCGATGCCTCGCCGGGCAGTTTGAATGCGCGGTGCAACAGGTAGTTGCGATTCGGCAAATGCATGTCTTCGGGCACGCGCTGTCCATTGGCGATGTAGCACAGCAGCAAGCCATGACGAATCACCGCATCCAGCGCCGGCGCCAGGGATGCCGTCTCGTCGACCTTGCTGAGTATCACGCCGGCCAGATCCTCGCCGGCATACGCCCGTACCACGTCGTCCAGGGTGTCGCCACGGCTGGTGGCATTGAGCAGCAGCAGGCGATTCACCTCGCCGGTGCGCATCAGCATGGCCGCCTGCTCGGCCACCATGCGGTCGCGCTGGCTCATGCCGACGGTATCGATCAGCACCATGTGCTTGTCGCGCAAATCCGCCAGGGTGTGGCGCAAGTCGTCGCCATCACGCACGACATGCACCGGCACGCCGAGGATACGGCCATAGATGCGCAATTGTTCGTGAGCGCCGATCCGATAGCCATCGGTGGTCAGCAGGGCCAGCTTGTCGGCGCCGTAGCGCACCACGCAGCGGGCGGCGAGCTTGGCGGTCGTGGTGGTCTTGCCGACCCCGGTCGGGCCGACCAGCGCGAAAACGCCGCCGCGGTCGATGATGTCGTTATCGCTGCTGAGCGTGCGCAGACGCCGGTTCAGCGCACTCTTCAACCATTTGCGCGCATCGTCGGTATTCAGTTCGGCCGGCATTTCCTGGCAGAGCTTGCGCGCCAGTTGCCCGGAAAAACCGACATCCAGCATCTCGGCCAGGGCCATGGTCCTGACCGGCGATTCACGCGACATTTCACCCCAGGCAAAACCGGCCAACTGGCGTTCCAGCAACGCCCTGATCGTGTGCATTTCACCCATCAATTCGGAAACCTGCTGCTGCATCGGCTCGTGCTGTTCCGGCAGAAAATCCGCTGCCGAAGCGGACATGCCGCGCTGCGCGCGCAGGCCCGGCTCGTGCGGCACGGCGGCGGGCTGCCCGAGCGGTTCCCGCTGTAGCGGCGTGGAGGACGCAGCCTGCGGCTCGCGTCCCGGCAAAGGACGCAGACGCGGCTTTTCCTGGACGACCGGCGCGGCGGCCGGCTTTGCCGATCCGGTATTGCCAGCCTGCACCGGCCACTCGGGCCGGGCCAGCGGCGGCTGGCGCCGCTGGGCGGAAAGGCTGACGGTGTAATCGTCATCTTCCGAGCCGGCGCGTGCATGAACGCTCCGTTCCGGCGCCTGATGCATCGACTGGTTGGCCGAATACGCCTGCCGAGCCGCCGCGCTTCCCAACGAGGCCGGCGGCGTGACCGTAGCCGTAGCCGGAGTGCTTGCCGCCATCGGAGCACGGGCGGGCATCTGCCGCGACAGCAGCTCGAAGCCTTCCGAAGTCATGGCCAGGATTTCCACGCCGCCCGGTACCGGCTTGTTGGAAACCACGATGGCATCCGCCCCGAGTTCTTCCTTCACCTTGCGCAGGCAGTCGCGCGCGGTCGGTGCCACAAAGCGTCGCATGCTCATTGTGTCCCCACCTCCGCCTCCAATACGCCAATGGCGCCAGCGCACGAAGCGTCAAGAGCAGCAAGCCATGCCGCCCGCAGTCGATGCGTCCGGTTCAAGCCCTTGCTGCGGCATCGAGAGTCGTTCATGTACTAGGCTCCAATAATTGCAGTTATACGAATCGTGCGTGAATCAGGGACTTCGGCATTCGAAATGACCTTGAGGGTCGGCACGGCGCGGCGCAGGAAGCGCGAAAGCAGCCAGCGCAGATGATTCGGCACCAGCAGCACCGCCGGCATGCCGCTTTCCTCCTGACGTTGCGCAGTGGCCGCCGTCTCGCGCAGCAGCGTATCGGCCAGACCCGGCTCGATGCCGCCGGCGCCCGCGTCGTTACCGGTCTGCATGGCCTGGCCGAGTATGCGTTCGAGGCCCGGCTCGATGGTCATCACCGTCATGTCGGTATTGCCGGGAAACAGTTGCTGGGCAATGGCGCGGCCCAGGGCGATTCTTACCTGCGTCGTCAGCTCGAGCGGATCCTGGGTGCGTGGCGCGTATTCGGCCAGGGTCTCGATGATGGTGTGCATGTCGCGGATATTCACGCCTTCCTCAAGCAGGCTTTGCAGGACGCGCTGGACGATCGAGACCGACAGCAGCTTGGGCACCAGATCCTCGATCAGCTTGGGCGCATCCTTGGCGATGTGATCCAGCAGCGCCTGGGTTTCCTGGCGCCCGAGCAGATCGGCCGCATGCGAGAGGATGACGTGATTGATATGCGTGGCGACCACGGTGCCGGCATCGACCACGGTATATCCCAGTGCCTGCGCCTGCTCGCGCAGGTTGGCCTCGATCCAGATGGCCGGCAGGCCAAACGCCGGGTCGGTGGTCGGCGTGCCCGGCAATTGCCCGGCGACGCGCCCCGGATTGATGGCCATGAACATGCCCAGATAGGCTTCGCCAGCGCCGATATCCACGCCCTTGAGCGTCAGCCGGTAGGCATTCGGCTTGAGCTCGAGGTTGTCGCGAATGTGCACCGGCGCGCACAAAAAGCCGATTTCCTGGGCAAACTTCTTGCGCAGACCACGAATGCGCTTCAACAATTCACCGTCCTGACCCTTGTCCACCAGGGGAATCAGACGATAGCCGACCTCCAGGCCCAGCACATCGACGGGCGCCACGTCCGACCAGCTGGCATCCTGCGTTTCCTGCGGGACGAGTTGTTCAGCCGGCTGCGCTTCGACAACCGGCGGTTCGGCCTGGCGCTTGAGCAGCCACCAGCCCAGGCCGCCGATGGCGGCAGCCAGCAGCAGAAAGATCAGATTGGGCATGCCCGGAATCAGGCCCAGCACGCCGATGATGAAGGCCGTCAGCAGAATCACGCTGGGATTGCCGAACATCTGGCTGCTCACCTGCTGCCCGATGTCCTCATCCGTGGTGACCCGGCTCACCACCAGGCCGGCCGCCGTGGAAATGATCAGCGCCGGAATCTGCGCCACCAGCCCATCGCCGATGGTCAGCAGGGTGTAGTTGGCCGCCGCCTGGGCAAAGCTCAGGTCGTGCTGCAGCATGCCGACGATCAGACCGCCAATGATGTTGATGAAGAGAATCAGAATGCCGGCAATCGCATCGCCACGGACGAACTTGCTGGCACCGTCCATGGAGCCGAAGAAATCCGCCTCCTGGGAAATCGCCGTACGCCGCTTGCGCGCTTCGTCTTCGCCGATCAGGCCGGCATTCAGGTCGGCGTCGATGGCCATCTGCTTGCCCGGCATGGCATCCAGAGTGAAGCGAGCGGAAACTTCGGCGATGCGGCCGGCGCCCTTGGTGATGACGACGAAGTTGATGACCACCAGGATCACGAAGACCACCAGGCCCACGGCATAGTTGCCGCCGACCAGGAAGTGGCCAAAGGCTTCGATCACCTTGCCTGCCGCATCCGGCCCGGTATGGCCTTCGAGCAGCACCACCCGGGTCGAAGCGACGTTGAGCGACAGGCGCATCAGCGTGGTCACCAGCAGGATGGTCGGGAAGACCGAGAAATCCAGCGGTTTCATGGCGTACATCGCCACCAGCATCACCATGATCGACAGTGCGATGTTGAAGGTGAAGAACAGATCGAGCAGGAAGGGCGGCAACGGCAGCACCATCATCGCCAGGATCATCACGATCAACAACGGCGCGGCAAGCTGCTGGAGATTGCCGCGCGAGAACAGGGTCTGCATGCCGAGTGTCGCCGCCATGCCGGTCAGGCCCCCATGCCTTCAACCACGGGCTGCCCGGGGTCCAGCTCCGCCGGCACCGGCAGCGCCTGCGGCGCTTGAGGCGGCAGCGATGACGGCGTCTGGCCGGCAAGATACTGCTGCAACTGATAGACGTAGGCCATCACCTCGGCAACGGCGCCGTAAAGCGCGGCGGGTATCTGCTCGCCAATGTCGCAATGACGATACAGCGCGCGCGCCAGCGGCGGCGCTTCCAGCAGCGGAACATCGTGTTTGGCGGCAAGTTCACGAATATTCTGCGCAACCAGATTGATGCCCTTGGCAAGCACTTGCGGCGCCCCCATCTGCCCACTGTCGTACTTGAGCGCGACGGCAAAATGCGTCGGGTTGGTCACCACCACGTCGGCTTTCGGCACATCGGCCATCATCCGCCGCCGCGCCATTTCGCGCTGCTGACTGCGGATGCGCCCCTTGACCTGGGGATCGCCTTCCTGCTCCTTGTTCTCCTGGCGCACTTCTTCCTTGGTCATGCGCAGCTTGCTGTGGTACTGCCAGAGCTGGAAGGGCACATCGATTGCCGATACCAGCGCCACGCCACTGACCAGCGCCAACATGGCGAAAAGCAGAATGTCGCCAAAGGAGACCAGTCCCCGCTCGAGCGGCTGGGTCAACAGCGCGAACAGGGCATCCTGCTGATGCACCACCACCCAATACACCACGCCGCCGACCAGCAGCGCTTTCAATACGGATTTGACGAGCTCGGCAATCCCCTGCACGGAGAAAATCCGTTTCAGGCCAGATAGAGGATTGATGCGATTGAAATCAGGCGCCAGCGCCTTGGAAGAAAACACCACGCCGCCCAGCATCAATGGCCCTGCCAGCGCGCCCAGCACCGCCACCAGAAACAGTGGCGCCAGCAGCGTCATGGCTTCCATGGACAGGGAAAGAAAAGCATTGGCCAGGGCGTAAGGATCGAACGCCTGGTCATGGCCGAAACTCAAGCCGCGACGCATCAGTTGTTTTGCATGCTGCGCAAACCAGCCACCCATCGTCCAGAGGGCGCTGACGCCGGCGAGCAAAACCAGAAAGGCCGAAAGCTCGCGCGAATGCGGCACACGGCCGTCCTCGCGCGCCTGTTCCAGACGCCGCGATGACGCAGGTTCGGTCCGTTCGAGATCGCTGTCCTCAGCCACAATCAGCTCCTTGCATGCCGGCAATTATTGCCGCCTGCTGCAAGGAAGACTGCGAGAATAGAAAGAGTTTCACCTGCCAATTCGGAAAGCAGGTGAGAATACAGAACCAAGCGTCTGTATCCAATCAACTATCAGCGATCATGCGCTGCCGGGAAATCCGGTCCGCAGGCAACGAACAACAAACGCTCCCGGCAGGCCGGGGCCGGCCGGATTTCAGGCCACGGCAGCCTGGGGGCCAACGAAGTCGGCGCGTATCATGCTGCCACTCGTGGCGGAACCGCCGAGCAGTTCCTTCATGTCGAGAATCAGCACGATCTGTCCGTTGGACAGCGTCGTCACGCCGGCAACGCCCTTGGGACGGAAGTCTTCCAGCGACTTGATGACGGCATCCTCTCGGCCGGCAAAGCCATCGACCGCCAGGATGAAAGCAGTCTCCACCGTCTGCATCAATAC from Sterolibacterium denitrificans carries:
- a CDS encoding sulfurtransferase TusA family protein, with product MRFDKDLDARGLNCPLPILRAKKALNDMSSGQILRIVTTDPGSVRDFNAFALQTGNELISSTETSTETGNQEFEFHLVRK
- the moaC gene encoding cyclic pyranopterin monophosphate synthase MoaC encodes the protein MSCTDSHSPLTHFDGAGQAHMVDVGEKAETRRVARAAGCIVMQPETLALIREGSAKKGDVLGVARIAAIQASKRTADLIPLCHPLSLTRVAVEFLVDAERSRVVCEVTAETLGRTGVEMEALVATNIGLLTIYDMCKAADRGMRIEDVRLVEKSGGKSGHWLAA
- a CDS encoding flagellar motor protein — translated: MRAIDKISIVGLLLGIGAILFGQVLEGGHVSSLIQPTAFLIVVGGTMGAVMLQSPLPAFVTGLRMLKWVFVPPAVAAEEIIDRTLAWSVLARREGLLALEGQFPQLNDPFHIHGLQLLVDGAEPNNLRAVLEVQIDVYEAQMKLAARIWESAGGYSPTIGILGAVMGLIHVMENLTDPSRLGAGIAVAFVATIYGVGLANLVFLPVAKKLLVNIARLVALREMYVDGLVGIANGDNPRVIEGRMRGYVQ
- a CDS encoding WbqC family protein, whose product is MQPYLFPYLGYFQLIRAVDAFVIYDDVDFIKGGWINRNYILGHADKQLVTLPLQGASPNKRINQLEVSARHKLLQTIRQCYGKAPHFAAVYPVLMDIFSQQTSQLALLLEYQLRSICAYLGLQPKWFVSSAMEKAAGLRGQGKILDICDVLGATRYINLPGGKSLYDREAFAERGLQLSFLQPGAVCYRQFGRKFVPGLSIVDVMMFNDREQCAKLLDAYELV
- a CDS encoding M48 family metalloprotease, yielding MILLLCLAPAVLADGLPELGDLSRIDFSPAMEQRTGESIMRDIRLHEPGYISDPEINGYLNHLGSRLLSQSSEARQNFEFFALRDPSLNAFAMPGGYIGVHTGLITATRSESELASVLAHEISHVTQHHLARQISSQSQGQLPMLLALAVAILASRSNSDLAQGALMTGQAASIQNQLNYSRDFEREADRLGLQLLENAGFDVRAMADFFERLQKYGRLYENNAPGYLRTHPLTSERIADLENRIHERPYRQVADSLDYLLVRTKLRASEGSPQDAVTEFTSQIREHKYSNEIAARYGLTVALARAQDYAKAEQEIATLRKLKADSPMIESISADLRRKQNDPAGALKILRTAQVRYPQARGLAYALTDTLLTTHQTQEALQFIQEDLQNYPNDARMHELLARTYAALGKTLQQHRAQAEAYALQGQLLMAIEQLQLAQKLGENDYFEQSKVDARLRELKQRHAEETKEMKEK
- the flgM gene encoding flagellar biosynthesis anti-sigma factor FlgM; translation: MKIDSSIKSLGGLSGEARKDAAKPAGTASSPAAGQSTQSAEVALSPLSARLQELESAMATTPVADSQRVAAIREAIAAGTFQVDASKIADGLVDSVRQMLAAQK
- a CDS encoding flagella synthesis protein FlgN — translated: MQAAADTRLARFIEDELAMLRSFVELLQHEQRILTEGDIDELTPLIEKKGRLADLLTQLAGQRNEILAAAGYPHDRAGIDIWLERRSPTGEAAQDARDSWENILALAVQARTLNETNGKLIGIRLQHNQQTLNSLLAAGNRSALYGPDGQPHASGGGRSFGAV
- a CDS encoding RNA polymerase sigma factor FliA is translated as MTYNAQGIPDKEQLVSQYAPLVKRIAYHLMARLPPNVQVEDLIQNGMIGLLDAIARYEDGLGAQFETYAVQRVRGAMLDGLRENDWLPRGLRREMRRIEAAIHTLEQKHGRAPQEGELAESLGMSLEEYQKLLLDARGHQLVYFEDLGDAEEGGGDAFLERHLASEQLDPLAMLIDQDRREALVQAIENLPEREKLMMALYYDEELNLREIGEVLGVTESRVCQLHTQAIARLRSNVLGDSAAARQAVRGKAGRPRKKQS
- the motD gene encoding flagellar motor protein MotD; amino-acid sequence: MSRRRHRHEEEAENHERWLVSYADFITLLFAFFVVMYAVSSVNEGKYRILSDSIVSAFRNVPGSTAGAQVEVGSAAPTLVLPMIVPNRPVVAAKPASEAKRKAKEKMRDMAQEISDALGPLVENGQVRVTEGARGITVDINASVLFSSGEARLASEALAPLTAVARILAPTDFPITVEGHTDDIPIATAQFASNWELSGVRASSVVRLMIDNGVAASRLTAVGYADQRPIAGNESAEGRARNRRVAITIESRMPDQADAGSVSAITKGNALP